A single Thermaerobacter sp. FW80 DNA region contains:
- a CDS encoding DUF2089 domain-containing protein, producing MTPPFEVPARCPHCGHDLEVREVACPACETQIRSRYRLSPFDRLDPEQRRFALLFLRAAGNLREMERLLGVSYPTVRKKLDEVIAVLGGPATASGGEGGAGSSDGASQRGGTRQAILERVRRGELTVDEALVLLSRVASGEAGPSPRGAGPVPGRPDGGEETR from the coding sequence GTGACGCCCCCCTTCGAGGTGCCCGCCCGCTGTCCCCATTGCGGTCACGACCTGGAGGTCCGGGAGGTGGCCTGCCCGGCCTGCGAGACCCAGATCCGCTCCCGCTACCGCCTGAGCCCGTTCGATCGGCTGGACCCGGAGCAGCGGCGCTTCGCCCTGCTGTTCCTGCGGGCGGCCGGCAACCTGCGGGAGATGGAACGGCTGCTGGGCGTGTCGTACCCGACGGTGCGCAAGAAGCTCGACGAGGTCATCGCCGTCCTCGGCGGCCCTGCCACGGCGTCCGGCGGCGAGGGCGGGGCCGGTTCGTCCGACGGCGCCTCCCAGCGCGGAGGAACGCGGCAAGCCATCTTGGAGCGGGTGCGCCGGGGCGAGCTGACGGTCGACGAGGCGCTGGTGCTCTTGAGCCGGGTGGCTTCCGGGGAGGCCGGTCCCTCGCCCCGGGGGGCGGGACCCGTCCCCGGCCGCCCGGACGGGGGGGAGGAAACGCGATGA
- a CDS encoding DUF4097 family beta strand repeat-containing protein has protein sequence MMAQTTGSWPVEGIRRVEIHGGRLAVRVRPGHPLAWDGPATLVARREGDGLVLRTPHPRRWAGWIGPAETLTLTLPPAVEVLVVRCTGDLDLRDLDVEADLHLRAGDLRASGCRGRWRIRTGAGDVTLMAQRGELDVQTGAGEVTVRGGRLDRLRIRTGAGDVHLDAEIAVQAEVTTGAGSVDLRPRNQGSARVQARSGFGDVILDLTGVRGGRVELQTGAGTIHLPGGIHVGRRGGLGQRVVDALGPGDGAIEVTTGAGTIRVVGYGAQPWGQGSVAQHPSCAATPGGSERAVEGSGGPAGESRGEGDGGPGAPQGEDAGTGRPAGSMAAPYRHPRQVLEALARGELTVQEADHWLRVLESSGGAPAPGQGPGAGGPEAPPDHPQSPRDAGGPADHGSAPHA, from the coding sequence ATGATGGCGCAGACGACCGGCTCCTGGCCGGTGGAGGGCATCCGCCGGGTGGAGATCCACGGCGGGCGGCTGGCGGTTCGGGTCCGTCCCGGTCACCCCCTGGCCTGGGACGGGCCGGCCACCCTCGTGGCCCGGCGCGAGGGCGACGGCCTGGTCCTGCGGACCCCCCACCCCCGCCGCTGGGCCGGCTGGATCGGACCCGCCGAGACGTTGACCCTGACCCTGCCCCCCGCCGTCGAGGTGCTGGTGGTGCGCTGCACGGGGGATCTGGACCTGCGGGACCTGGACGTGGAGGCCGATCTCCACCTGCGGGCCGGCGACCTGCGGGCTTCGGGCTGTCGCGGCCGGTGGCGCATCCGCACGGGAGCCGGGGACGTCACGCTCATGGCTCAGCGAGGGGAGTTGGACGTGCAGACCGGGGCCGGCGAGGTGACGGTCCGCGGTGGACGCCTGGACCGGCTGCGCATCCGCACCGGCGCGGGCGACGTGCACCTGGACGCGGAGATCGCGGTGCAGGCCGAGGTGACCACCGGCGCCGGGTCCGTCGACCTCCGGCCCCGCAACCAGGGGTCCGCCCGCGTCCAGGCCCGGTCCGGGTTCGGCGACGTGATCCTCGACCTGACCGGCGTGCGCGGCGGGCGCGTGGAGCTGCAGACCGGCGCCGGGACGATCCACCTGCCCGGCGGCATCCACGTGGGGCGGCGGGGAGGGCTGGGCCAGCGGGTCGTCGACGCCCTGGGCCCCGGGGACGGGGCCATCGAGGTCACCACGGGAGCGGGCACCATCCGCGTGGTGGGTTACGGCGCCCAGCCCTGGGGGCAGGGCTCCGTTGCCCAGCACCCGTCCTGCGCGGCCACCCCGGGAGGTTCGGAGCGGGCTGTCGAAGGCAGCGGGGGGCCGGCCGGGGAGAGCCGCGGGGAGGGGGACGGTGGGCCCGGTGCCCCCCAGGGCGAAGACGCCGGCACGGGACGACCCGCCGGAAGCATGGCCGCACCCTATCGCCACCCGCGCCAAGTGCTGGAGGCCCTGGCCCGCGGCGAGTTGACGGTGCAAGAGGCCGACCACTGGCTCCGGGTCCTGGAATCGTCCGGCGGAGCGCCGGCCCCGGGGCAAGGCCCGGGGGCCGGGGGCCCCGAAGCGCCGCCGGACCATCCGCAGTCCCCCCGGGACGCCGGAGGCCCCGCCGACCATGGCTCCGCTCCCCATGCATAG
- the trpA gene encoding tryptophan synthase subunit alpha, whose product MAEPNNRLDHALARARAEGRAALIVYVTAGHPDLHATRRLVPALFAAGADVVELGMPFSDPLADGPTIQRSTQHALAQGVRLPDVLDLVRGLRTDGVAGAVVLLGYANPLLARGLLDEPAPLAAAGFDGVIVPDLPLVERGPVEAAFRAAGLHLIPMVAPTSSPQHVRRAVAGRGGFVYCVSVTGVTGARKDLPAELPRWLDRVRAAGQRPVAVGFGVSGPDQVRALAAHADGVIVGSALVERIEEAVRIADPDAPDGDHRTRAVVDAATAFIATLRRAVAGHRA is encoded by the coding sequence GTGGCCGAGCCCAACAACCGCCTCGACCATGCCCTGGCCCGGGCCCGGGCCGAGGGCCGGGCCGCCCTGATCGTGTACGTCACCGCGGGGCACCCGGACCTTCACGCCACGCGCCGGCTGGTCCCCGCCCTGTTCGCGGCCGGCGCCGACGTGGTCGAGCTGGGCATGCCCTTTTCCGATCCCCTGGCCGACGGCCCCACCATCCAGCGGTCGACCCAGCATGCCCTGGCGCAGGGGGTCCGGCTCCCGGACGTCCTGGACCTGGTGCGGGGCCTGCGGACGGACGGGGTGGCAGGTGCCGTGGTGTTGTTGGGCTATGCCAATCCCTTGCTGGCCCGCGGCCTGCTGGACGAACCGGCCCCCCTGGCGGCGGCGGGCTTCGACGGCGTCATCGTCCCCGACCTGCCGCTGGTGGAACGAGGGCCGGTGGAGGCGGCGTTTCGGGCGGCCGGCCTCCACCTGATCCCCATGGTGGCGCCGACCAGCTCGCCCCAGCACGTGCGCCGGGCCGTCGCAGGCCGGGGTGGGTTCGTCTACTGCGTCTCGGTGACGGGCGTCACCGGTGCGCGGAAGGACCTGCCCGCGGAGCTCCCCAGGTGGCTGGACCGCGTCCGGGCGGCGGGGCAGCGGCCGGTGGCCGTCGGCTTCGGCGTCTCGGGACCGGACCAGGTCCGGGCGCTGGCCGCCCACGCCGACGGGGTCATCGTGGGCTCGGCGCTGGTGGAGCGCATCGAGGAGGCGGTGCGGATCGCCGATCCGGACGCACCCGACGGGGACCACCGCACCCGCGCCGTGGTGGACGCGGCGACCGCCTTCATCGCAACCCTGCGGCGGGCCGTCGCCGGCCACCGCGCCTGA
- the trpB gene encoding tryptophan synthase subunit beta, which translates to MARQDVETRRRSPVGQAARTVPGGPGAQGGGAPTGAAVPDARGYFGPFGGRFVPETVIPALEELAQAYEEAMADPAFRAELDGYLREFCGRPTPLYRADRLAAACGNPHVRVYLKREDLNHTGAHKINNALGQALLARRMGKRRVIAETGAGQHGVATATAAAVLGLECEVFMGAEDMRRQRLNVYRMELLGARVRAVTAGTGTLKDATNEAIRHWVTHVRTTHYIIGSVVGPHPYPRMVRDFQAVIGREARAQVLEREGRLPDVLVACVGGGSNAMGLFHPFVDDATVAMIGVEAAGEGLSSGRHAASLTAGRPGILHGALSYLLQDEDGQVQPAHSVSAGLDYPGVGPEHAYLKTTGRARYEAVTDKEALAAFELLCRTEGIVPALESAHAIAYLRRLLPELPAGSVVVVCLSGRGDKDVAEVARLRGRAADPEPAGPPAPTAPTGREEGR; encoded by the coding sequence ATGGCGAGGCAAGACGTGGAGACGCGGAGGCGGTCGCCGGTGGGCCAGGCGGCGAGGACGGTCCCCGGCGGCCCGGGAGCGCAGGGAGGCGGTGCGCCCACTGGCGCCGCCGTCCCCGACGCGCGGGGCTACTTCGGCCCCTTCGGGGGCCGGTTCGTCCCGGAGACGGTGATCCCGGCCCTCGAGGAGCTGGCGCAGGCCTACGAGGAGGCGATGGCCGATCCCGCCTTCCGCGCGGAGCTGGACGGGTATCTGCGCGAGTTCTGCGGCCGGCCCACCCCCCTGTACCGGGCGGATCGGCTGGCGGCGGCCTGCGGCAACCCGCACGTCCGCGTCTACCTCAAGCGGGAGGACCTCAACCACACCGGCGCCCACAAGATCAACAACGCCCTGGGCCAGGCGCTGCTGGCCCGGCGCATGGGCAAGCGGCGGGTGATCGCCGAGACGGGGGCCGGGCAGCACGGCGTGGCCACGGCCACCGCGGCGGCGGTGCTGGGCCTGGAGTGCGAGGTCTTCATGGGCGCGGAGGACATGCGGCGGCAACGGCTCAACGTCTACCGCATGGAGCTCCTCGGCGCCCGGGTGCGGGCGGTGACGGCCGGGACCGGCACGCTGAAGGACGCCACCAACGAGGCGATCCGCCACTGGGTGACCCACGTGCGCACGACCCATTACATCATCGGCTCGGTGGTGGGTCCCCACCCCTACCCGCGCATGGTCCGGGACTTCCAGGCGGTGATCGGCCGGGAGGCGCGGGCCCAGGTCCTGGAGCGGGAGGGCCGCCTGCCCGACGTGCTGGTGGCGTGCGTGGGCGGGGGCAGCAACGCCATGGGCCTGTTCCATCCCTTCGTGGACGATGCGACGGTGGCCATGATCGGCGTCGAGGCGGCGGGCGAGGGCCTGAGCAGCGGGCGCCACGCCGCCTCGCTGACGGCGGGCCGGCCGGGGATCCTGCACGGCGCCCTGAGCTACCTGCTGCAGGACGAGGACGGGCAGGTGCAGCCGGCCCACTCGGTCTCCGCCGGTCTCGACTATCCCGGCGTGGGGCCCGAGCACGCCTACCTCAAGACGACCGGCCGGGCGCGGTACGAGGCGGTGACGGACAAGGAGGCGCTGGCGGCCTTCGAGCTGCTATGCCGGACCGAGGGGATCGTCCCGGCCCTGGAGAGCGCCCACGCCATCGCCTACCTGCGGCGGCTGCTGCCCGAGCTGCCGGCCGGCAGCGTGGTGGTGGTGTGCCTGTCGGGGCGAGGCGACAAGGACGTGGCCGAGGTGGCGCGGCTGCGGGGCCGCGCGGCCGACCCCGAGCCCGCGGGGCCCCCGGCGCCCACGGCGCCTACGGGAAGGGAGGAAGGCCGGTGA
- a CDS encoding phosphoribosylanthranilate isomerase, with product MTPPGEGTPGCPAGAGPVWIKICGIRDAEAAFAAVEAGADALGFVFAPSPRRVDPDGAARIVAAVRGRVARGDGDGGARAPASVGVFVDAPVTEMVAVARHVGLTHIQLHGDEPESVVAALQERGFGVIRAVPVPRPGVADHAVAAPLPALALTTRADRVLVDAAAPGRRGGTGRLANWAAAARLARRRPVILAGGLDPGNVAEAIRVVRPWGVDVSSGVERARGLKDPERIARFVAAARAAAPRTGGGVAAGSGAPRDGSLAGGVGAGPRARGGDACVPPPAGG from the coding sequence GTGACGCCGCCGGGAGAGGGCACGCCCGGCTGCCCCGCGGGCGCGGGCCCCGTGTGGATCAAGATCTGCGGCATCCGCGACGCCGAGGCCGCGTTCGCGGCGGTCGAGGCGGGTGCCGATGCCCTCGGCTTCGTCTTCGCGCCGAGTCCCCGGCGGGTCGACCCCGACGGCGCGGCGCGGATCGTCGCGGCGGTGCGCGGCAGGGTGGCGAGGGGAGACGGGGATGGGGGCGCGCGGGCTCCGGCGAGCGTGGGCGTGTTCGTCGACGCGCCGGTGACCGAGATGGTGGCCGTCGCGCGCCACGTCGGCCTCACCCACATCCAGCTGCACGGGGATGAGCCGGAGTCGGTGGTGGCGGCCTTGCAGGAACGGGGGTTTGGCGTCATCCGGGCCGTGCCCGTCCCGCGGCCAGGGGTCGCGGACCATGCCGTCGCCGCGCCGCTTCCGGCCCTCGCCCTGACCACCCGCGCCGACCGGGTCCTGGTGGACGCCGCCGCGCCCGGCCGCCGCGGCGGGACGGGACGGCTCGCCAACTGGGCGGCAGCGGCGCGCCTCGCCCGCCGCCGTCCGGTGATCCTGGCCGGGGGCCTCGATCCGGGCAACGTCGCCGAGGCGATCCGCGTCGTACGGCCCTGGGGGGTCGACGTCTCCAGCGGCGTCGAGCGGGCCCGGGGCCTCAAGGATCCCGAGCGCATCGCCCGCTTCGTCGCGGCGGCGCGGGCGGCGGCGCCCCGGACGGGGGGAGGCGTCGCGGCGGGATCGGGGGCACCCCGGGACGGATCGCTTGCCGGCGGGGTCGGGGCGGGTCCGCGGGCGCGAGGCGGGGATGCCTGCGTCCCCCCGCCCGCGGGCGGGTGA
- a CDS encoding indole-3-glycerol-phosphate synthase: MTGRAHGSLRTGAAGAAGAAAGGAGRIGAGAHGAGRLAAIVASVQRRLAERQARRPEAALERAVEQVLAREPRRSLTAVLRGGRRRPTPPVIAEIKRASPAAGRLAPAGGGRFDPVRQARAYVAGGAVALSVVTEPDHFHGDAADLGRVRPLGRPVLQKDFVLSRYQLLEAVLAGADAVLLIARIVPPRELGRLVRSAEELGLEPLVEVNDRRDVEAALAAGARLIGVNHRDLDTFAIDPGRFAALAPLLPPEVVRVAASGIGTPQRARELHALGADAVLVGEALMRSGDPARWLRELAAAGGGAAR, encoded by the coding sequence ATGACCGGGCGGGCCCACGGGTCGCTGCGGACGGGAGCCGCCGGCGCGGCCGGAGCGGCGGCGGGAGGCGCCGGACGGATCGGCGCGGGTGCCCACGGGGCGGGCCGGCTGGCGGCCATCGTCGCCAGCGTGCAGCGGCGCCTGGCCGAGCGCCAGGCCCGCCGGCCGGAGGCGGCGCTGGAGCGGGCCGTGGAGCAGGTCCTGGCCCGCGAGCCGCGGCGCAGCCTGACGGCGGTGTTGCGGGGCGGGCGCCGCCGGCCCACGCCGCCGGTCATCGCCGAGATCAAGCGGGCCTCCCCCGCCGCCGGGCGGCTGGCCCCCGCCGGCGGGGGCCGGTTCGACCCGGTGCGCCAGGCGCGGGCCTACGTGGCCGGCGGCGCGGTGGCCCTGAGCGTCGTGACCGAGCCCGACCACTTCCACGGCGACGCGGCGGACCTGGGCCGGGTGCGGCCGCTGGGGCGGCCGGTGCTGCAGAAGGACTTCGTCCTCAGCCGATACCAGCTCCTGGAGGCCGTGTTGGCGGGGGCGGACGCGGTGCTGCTGATCGCCCGCATCGTGCCGCCCCGGGAGCTGGGGCGGCTGGTGCGGTCGGCCGAGGAGCTAGGCCTCGAGCCGCTGGTGGAGGTCAACGACCGCCGGGACGTGGAGGCGGCCCTGGCCGCCGGGGCGCGGCTGATCGGCGTCAACCACCGCGACCTGGACACCTTCGCCATCGATCCCGGCCGGTTCGCCGCCCTGGCGCCCCTGCTGCCCCCGGAGGTGGTGCGGGTGGCGGCCAGCGGCATCGGCACCCCGCAGCGGGCCCGGGAGCTCCATGCCCTCGGCGCCGATGCGGTCCTGGTCGGGGAGGCGCTGATGCGCAGCGGCGACCCCGCCCGCTGGTTGCGCGAACTGGCGGCGGCCGGAGGGGGTGCGGCGCGGTGA
- the trpD gene encoding anthranilate phosphoribosyltransferase, with product MQAALAKVLAGRDLTAAEAEAAMDVIMSGAATPAQVAGYLVALRMKGETPAEIAGSARAMRRHATPVRTRRQGVMDTCGTGGDGRHTFNISTVAAVVVAAAGVPVAKHGNRSVSSRCGSADVLEALGVRLDLDAAALGRCLDEVGIAFLFAPRLHGAMRHAAGPRRELGVRTIFNLLGPLTNPAGARYQLLGVYAAELVEPVARVLVDLGVERALVVHGAPGLDEMSVCGPTVVARVEGGSVTLGRVEPADAGLPVYPLEAIAGGDPAHNAAIARQVLEGRPGAYRDAVLLNAAGALLAAGRVADLREGVAVAARTIDSGAALAKLQAWVRRTHELAPEAAGEVAG from the coding sequence TTGCAGGCGGCCCTGGCCAAGGTCCTTGCCGGGCGCGACCTGACCGCGGCCGAGGCCGAGGCCGCCATGGACGTCATCATGTCCGGTGCGGCGACGCCCGCCCAGGTGGCCGGCTACCTGGTCGCGTTGCGCATGAAGGGGGAGACCCCGGCGGAGATCGCCGGGTCGGCCCGCGCCATGCGGCGGCATGCCACGCCCGTCCGCACCCGCCGCCAGGGGGTCATGGACACCTGCGGCACCGGCGGGGACGGCCGGCACACCTTCAACATCTCCACGGTGGCCGCCGTCGTCGTCGCAGCGGCCGGCGTGCCCGTCGCCAAGCACGGCAACCGCTCCGTCTCCAGCCGCTGCGGCAGCGCCGACGTGCTGGAGGCCCTGGGGGTGCGGCTCGACCTCGACGCCGCGGCCCTGGGACGGTGCCTGGACGAGGTGGGCATCGCCTTCCTCTTCGCGCCGCGCCTGCACGGGGCCATGCGCCACGCCGCCGGGCCGCGGCGGGAGCTGGGGGTGCGGACCATCTTCAACCTGCTCGGTCCCCTGACGAACCCGGCCGGCGCCCGCTACCAGCTGCTCGGGGTCTACGCCGCGGAACTGGTGGAGCCGGTGGCGCGGGTGCTGGTGGACCTCGGCGTGGAGCGGGCCCTGGTGGTCCACGGGGCCCCCGGCCTGGACGAGATGTCCGTCTGCGGCCCGACGGTGGTGGCCCGGGTGGAAGGCGGCTCGGTGACCCTGGGACGGGTCGAGCCGGCCGACGCCGGCCTGCCGGTCTACCCGCTGGAGGCCATCGCCGGCGGGGACCCCGCGCACAACGCCGCCATCGCCCGCCAGGTCCTGGAGGGACGGCCCGGCGCCTACCGGGATGCGGTGTTGCTCAACGCCGCCGGGGCGCTGCTGGCGGCCGGCCGGGTGGCGGACCTGCGGGAGGGGGTGGCGGTGGCGGCCCGCACCATCGACAGCGGGGCGGCCCTGGCCAAGCTGCAGGCATGGGTGCGGCGGACGCACGAGCTGGCGCCGGAGGCGGCGGGGGAGGTGGCAGGATGA
- a CDS encoding anthranilate synthase component I family protein, with product MQGVLGAMVVELALDQETPVTLFRRLAGDGPGFILESLGGGERSGRFSYVGAMPLRELICTGAGSAVYHRDEPGSAVVDVVPGPADPFAALRRFVPRRSLRVGPRFAGGAVGYVAYDAVRFLERLPGRPPAEPLLPVARFMECALLAALDHRTHRLRLIAPLLPAAGDPRRAASRRLEAALQRLAEPLPPRSPLLLGEAGGGAGAGGGFGARLAVRSNVDRDAFLAAVRQAQAYIRAGDVFQVVLSRRLEFPWPGGPGAPSDLDLYRALRVVSPSPYMFFLRFDRETTLLGASPELLVRVEGRRALTRPLAGTRRRGATEAEDRELERELVADPKERAEHTMLVDLGRNDLGRVCRPGTVRVERLMYVERYSHVMHMASDVTGELAEGRDAVDALAACFPAGTLTGAPKVRAMEIIDELEPVARGPYGGAVGYLGYDGDLDMCIAIRTLVLHRGRGLLQVGAGVVAGSRPEAEWAETEAKARAGLRALEVALTGLAAAPAASACAAGGAGAEAIAPDPIATPGDAWAAQVVELGAGTHEGRASRAPQPGGAAPAAAAGPARAGASGERGRTV from the coding sequence ATGCAGGGCGTCCTCGGTGCCATGGTCGTCGAGCTGGCCCTGGACCAGGAGACCCCCGTGACCCTGTTCCGGCGGCTGGCCGGCGACGGCCCCGGCTTCATCCTGGAGAGCCTCGGTGGCGGCGAGCGCTCCGGGCGGTTCTCCTACGTGGGGGCGATGCCGCTCCGGGAGCTGATCTGCACCGGAGCGGGCTCGGCCGTCTACCACCGGGACGAACCCGGCTCGGCGGTGGTGGACGTGGTGCCGGGCCCCGCCGACCCGTTCGCCGCCCTGCGCCGGTTCGTCCCCCGCCGGTCGCTGCGGGTGGGGCCCCGGTTCGCGGGCGGAGCGGTGGGGTACGTGGCCTACGATGCGGTGCGCTTCCTCGAGCGCCTGCCGGGTCGCCCGCCGGCGGAGCCGCTGTTGCCCGTGGCCCGGTTCATGGAGTGCGCCCTGCTGGCCGCCCTGGACCACCGGACCCACCGGCTGCGGCTGATCGCGCCGCTGCTGCCCGCGGCAGGCGATCCCCGCCGGGCCGCGTCGCGCCGGCTGGAGGCGGCCCTGCAACGGCTCGCCGAGCCCCTGCCGCCGCGGTCGCCCCTGCTGCTGGGGGAGGCCGGCGGCGGGGCCGGGGCCGGCGGCGGGTTCGGCGCGCGGCTGGCGGTGCGCAGCAACGTGGACCGGGACGCCTTCCTGGCCGCCGTCCGCCAGGCCCAGGCGTACATCCGCGCCGGCGACGTCTTCCAGGTGGTGCTGTCCCGGCGCCTGGAGTTCCCCTGGCCGGGCGGCCCGGGCGCTCCGTCGGACCTCGACCTCTACCGCGCCCTGCGGGTGGTCTCGCCGTCCCCCTACATGTTCTTCCTGCGGTTCGACCGGGAGACCACGCTGCTCGGGGCATCGCCCGAGCTGCTGGTCCGGGTCGAGGGGCGGCGCGCCCTGACGCGGCCGCTGGCCGGGACCCGCCGCCGGGGGGCCACCGAGGCCGAGGATCGCGAGCTCGAGCGGGAGCTGGTGGCGGACCCGAAGGAGCGGGCGGAGCACACCATGCTGGTCGACCTCGGCCGCAACGACCTGGGGCGGGTGTGCCGGCCGGGCACCGTGCGGGTGGAGCGCCTGATGTACGTCGAGCGCTACTCCCACGTGATGCACATGGCCTCGGACGTCACCGGCGAACTGGCGGAGGGCCGCGACGCGGTGGATGCCCTGGCCGCCTGCTTCCCGGCCGGGACCCTGACCGGCGCGCCCAAGGTGCGGGCGATGGAGATCATCGACGAGCTGGAGCCCGTGGCGCGGGGACCGTACGGCGGCGCCGTGGGCTACCTGGGCTACGACGGCGACCTGGACATGTGCATCGCCATCCGCACCCTGGTCCTGCACCGCGGGCGGGGCCTGTTGCAGGTGGGCGCAGGCGTGGTGGCCGGCTCCCGGCCCGAGGCGGAGTGGGCGGAGACCGAGGCCAAGGCGCGGGCGGGCCTGCGCGCCCTGGAGGTGGCGCTGACGGGCCTGGCCGCCGCGCCGGCAGCCAGCGCGTGCGCGGCCGGCGGGGCCGGCGCCGAGGCCATCGCCCCGGATCCCATCGCGACGCCGGGCGATGCCTGGGCGGCCCAGGTGGTGGAGCTGGGGGCGGGGACGCACGAGGGACGCGCAAGCCGGGCGCCGCAGCCGGGCGGGGCCGCGCCCGCGGCCGCGGCGGGTCCGGCCCGGGCAGGGGCTTCCGGCGAGAGGGGGCGGACGGTGTGA
- a CDS encoding trypsin-like peptidase domain-containing protein, with translation MFEPEPGSVRGFALHDDLHDDPAPVPGGDAIGGGVVRAASAKGAHAPAGRGGAGPLRMAAGEGPAGGGTPWAPPASPDAGAEPEGPTGAAGAGHHGGAAGGGPGGDGPGGYGQDGGYGAASPGGPAGPAGRHAWWSRLATALLGGLLGGGLVLYAVTAGPLAVAPDRGVGTGGSPTGTGREAAEAPPSASPPIAAGGTVVDFSAVYERVAPSVVRVVRTARGINPWLGIVEEESSGSGVVIDEQGHVVTNFHVVEGASQLLVVLDDGTQVEARLVAQDPSHDLALLQADLPPDRVRPARLGDSDALKVGEPVMAVGYPFGLPKTATTGVISGLHRNYLEAPNGRIIREVIQTDAPINPGNSGGALVNARGEVIGINTAILSTSPSPGSIGIGFAVPINILKREMDLFLAGGTVQHPWLGIGGLAVDPDSHRQRGLAVDHGVQVVEVVPGGPADRAGLQPARYVRVNGALVPMGGDVIVAVDGQPVRDVPELVGYLDQKRVGDRVTLHINRDGRDLQVPVVLGAFPDERRGP, from the coding sequence GTGTTCGAGCCCGAGCCCGGCAGCGTGCGCGGGTTCGCCCTCCATGACGATCTCCATGACGATCCCGCGCCGGTCCCCGGCGGCGACGCCATCGGCGGGGGCGTCGTCCGCGCGGCCTCCGCGAAGGGGGCCCACGCCCCTGCGGGCCGCGGCGGCGCCGGCCCGCTGCGGATGGCGGCCGGTGAGGGTCCCGCGGGAGGGGGGACCCCGTGGGCTCCACCGGCTTCACCGGACGCGGGCGCCGAGCCCGAGGGGCCCACTGGCGCCGCCGGCGCCGGTCACCACGGCGGGGCTGCCGGTGGCGGCCCGGGGGGCGACGGACCGGGCGGGTACGGGCAGGACGGCGGCTACGGGGCCGCGTCCCCGGGCGGGCCCGCCGGCCCCGCGGGGCGACATGCGTGGTGGTCGCGGCTCGCCACGGCGCTCTTGGGAGGGCTGCTGGGTGGCGGACTGGTCCTCTATGCGGTGACGGCGGGTCCCCTGGCGGTGGCGCCGGACCGCGGCGTGGGGACCGGCGGCTCGCCGACGGGGACGGGGAGGGAGGCCGCGGAGGCACCGCCCAGCGCCTCGCCGCCCATCGCGGCCGGCGGCACCGTGGTGGACTTCTCCGCGGTCTACGAGCGGGTCGCCCCCTCCGTCGTCCGCGTGGTGCGCACGGCCCGGGGCATCAACCCCTGGCTTGGCATCGTGGAGGAGGAGAGCTCGGGGTCGGGGGTCGTGATCGACGAGCAGGGCCACGTGGTCACGAACTTCCACGTGGTGGAAGGTGCCTCCCAGCTCCTCGTCGTCCTCGACGACGGCACCCAGGTCGAGGCGCGCCTGGTGGCCCAGGACCCGAGCCACGACCTGGCGCTGTTGCAGGCGGACCTTCCCCCCGACCGGGTGCGACCAGCGCGGCTGGGCGATTCCGACGCCCTCAAGGTGGGCGAGCCGGTCATGGCGGTGGGCTACCCCTTCGGGCTGCCGAAGACGGCGACGACGGGCGTCATCAGCGGGCTGCACCGCAATTACCTGGAGGCGCCCAACGGCCGCATCATCCGCGAGGTGATCCAGACCGACGCGCCCATCAACCCCGGCAACTCCGGGGGAGCGCTGGTCAACGCCCGCGGCGAGGTGATCGGCATCAACACGGCGATCCTGTCGACCTCGCCGTCGCCCGGCTCCATCGGCATCGGCTTCGCGGTGCCGATCAACATCCTGAAGCGCGAGATGGACCTGTTCCTGGCCGGCGGGACGGTCCAGCACCCCTGGCTCGGCATCGGCGGCCTGGCCGTCGACCCCGACAGCCACCGCCAGCGCGGCCTGGCGGTCGACCACGGCGTGCAGGTGGTGGAGGTGGTGCCCGGCGGGCCGGCCGACCGGGCGGGGCTGCAGCCGGCGCGGTACGTTCGGGTGAACGGCGCGCTGGTCCCCATGGGCGGCGACGTCATCGTCGCCGTCGACGGACAGCCGGTGCGGGACGTCCCGGAACTGGTGGGATACCTCGACCAGAAGCGGGTGGGCGATCGGGTCACCCTCCACATCAACCGCGACGGCCGGGACCTGCAGGTGCCGGTGGTGTTGGGGGCGTTCCCCGACGAGCGGCGCGGTCCGTGA